A portion of the Streptococcus sp. Marseille-Q6470 genome contains these proteins:
- the dapA gene encoding 4-hydroxy-tetrahydrodipicolinate synthase, giving the protein MSYQDLQDCKIITAFITPFHEDGSINFDAIPKLIEHLLAHHTDGILLAGTTAESPTLTHDEELQLFAAVQKVVNGRVPLIAGVGTNDTRDSIEFVKEVAEFGGFAAGLAIVPYYNKPSQEGMYQHFKAIADASDLPIIIYNIPGRVVVELTPETLLRLAEHPNIIGVKECTSLANMAYLIEHKPEEFLVYTGEDGDAFHAMNLGADGVISVASHTNGDEMHEMFTAIEESDMKKAAAIQRKFIPKVNALFSYPSPAPVKAVLNYMGFEAGPTRLPLVPAPEEDAKRIIKVVIDGDYEATKATVTGVLRPDY; this is encoded by the coding sequence ATGTCTTATCAAGATTTACAAGATTGTAAAATTATCACGGCCTTTATTACTCCTTTTCATGAAGATGGGTCCATAAATTTCGACGCGATTCCGAAATTGATTGAACATCTATTGGCACATCACACAGACGGAATTCTCTTGGCGGGTACGACTGCTGAGAGTCCAACTCTTACTCATGATGAGGAGTTGCAGTTGTTTGCAGCTGTTCAGAAGGTTGTTAATGGGCGTGTCCCTTTAATCGCTGGTGTTGGTACCAATGATACTCGAGACTCTATTGAGTTCGTCAAAGAAGTGGCAGAATTTGGAGGTTTTGCAGCTGGTCTTGCTATTGTTCCTTACTATAATAAACCATCCCAAGAAGGTATGTACCAGCACTTTAAAGCTATTGCAGACGCTTCTGATTTACCAATTATTATCTATAATATTCCGGGTCGTGTAGTAGTTGAATTGACGCCTGAGACCTTGCTTCGCCTAGCAGAACATCCAAACATCATTGGTGTCAAAGAATGTACCAGTCTTGCGAATATGGCCTATTTGATTGAGCATAAACCAGAAGAATTCTTGGTATACACAGGTGAAGATGGAGATGCTTTCCATGCGATGAATTTGGGAGCAGATGGTGTTATCTCAGTTGCTTCTCATACTAATGGTGATGAAATGCATGAAATGTTCACTGCGATTGAAGAGAGTGATATGAAGAAAGCGGCAGCTATTCAACGTAAGTTTATTCCCAAGGTTAATGCTCTCTTCTCATACCCAAGTCCTGCACCTGTTAAGGCAGTCCTCAACTATATGGGATTCGAAGCAGGTCCAACTCGCCTCCCATTGGTTCCTGCGCCTGAAGAGGATGCTAAACGCATTATCAAGGTTGTTATTGACGGAGACTATGAAGCGACTAAAGCGACTGTCACTGGAGTTCTTCGTCCTGATTACTAA
- the topA gene encoding type I DNA topoisomerase, which translates to MVTATKKKKSTSKKNLVIVESPAKAKTIEKYLGRNYKVLASVGHIRDLKKSSMSVDVENNYEPQYINIRGKGPLINDLKKEAKKADKVFLASDPDREGEAISWHLAHILDLDENDTNRVVFNEITKDAVKNAFKEPRKINMDLVDAQQARRVLDRLVGYSISPILWKKVKKGLSAGRVQSVALKLIIDRENEINAFQPDEYWTIDGVFKKGAKQFQASFYGMNGKKMKLTTNDEVKKVLSHLNSKDFTVDQVDKKERKRNAPLPYTTSSMQMDAANKINFRTRKTMMVAQQLYEGINIGTGVQGLITYMRTDSTRISPVAQNEAASYINESFGSKYSKHGSKVKNASGAQDAHEAIRPSSVFNTPEKIAKYLDKDQLKLYTLIWNRFVASQMTGAIFDTMAVKLSQNGVQFAANGSQVKFDGYLAIYNDSDKNKMLPDMKVGDVVKQVNSKPEQHFTQPPARYSEATLIKTLEENGVGRPSTYAPTIETIQKRYYVRLASKRFEPTDLGQVVNKLIVEYFPDIVNVKFTAEMEGKLDDVEVGKEQWQRVIDEFYKPFSKEVAKAEAEMEKIQIKDEPAGFDCEVCGSPMVIKIGRFGKFYACSNFPDCRHTQAIVKEVGVTCPSCHQGQIIERKTKRNRIFYGCNRYPECEFTSWDKPVGRDCPKCGHFLMEKKIRGGGKQIVCSNGDYEEEKIK; encoded by the coding sequence GTGGTAACGGCAACCAAAAAGAAAAAATCAACAAGTAAAAAAAATCTTGTAATCGTGGAATCGCCTGCTAAGGCGAAGACGATTGAAAAATATCTGGGACGCAATTATAAGGTTTTGGCCAGCGTGGGACATATCCGTGATTTGAAAAAGTCAAGTATGTCAGTCGACGTGGAAAATAATTACGAACCGCAATATATCAATATTCGCGGGAAAGGTCCTCTCATCAATGATCTGAAAAAAGAAGCTAAGAAAGCCGATAAAGTCTTTCTTGCAAGTGACCCGGACCGAGAAGGGGAGGCTATTTCATGGCATTTAGCGCATATTTTAGATCTAGACGAGAATGATACCAACCGTGTTGTTTTCAATGAGATTACCAAAGATGCAGTTAAGAATGCCTTTAAAGAACCTCGTAAAATCAATATGGATTTGGTCGATGCCCAGCAAGCACGTCGTGTTTTGGACCGCTTGGTAGGTTATTCTATTTCACCAATTCTTTGGAAGAAGGTCAAGAAGGGATTATCAGCTGGGCGCGTGCAGTCTGTCGCACTTAAGCTAATCATTGACCGTGAAAATGAAATCAATGCCTTCCAACCAGATGAATATTGGACGATTGATGGTGTCTTTAAAAAAGGTGCTAAGCAATTCCAAGCTTCTTTTTATGGAATGAATGGCAAGAAGATGAAGTTGACTACCAATGATGAAGTCAAAAAAGTTTTATCTCATTTGAACAGCAAGGATTTTACAGTTGATCAAGTAGATAAAAAGGAAAGAAAGCGCAATGCTCCTCTTCCATATACAACGTCTTCTATGCAGATGGATGCTGCTAACAAGATTAACTTCCGTACTCGAAAGACGATGATGGTTGCTCAGCAACTCTATGAAGGAATCAATATTGGTACAGGTGTCCAAGGTTTGATCACCTATATGCGTACGGATTCTACTCGTATCAGTCCAGTTGCTCAGAATGAAGCCGCTAGCTACATCAATGAAAGTTTTGGTAGTAAGTATTCTAAACATGGTAGCAAGGTGAAAAATGCCTCTGGCGCTCAAGACGCCCACGAAGCTATTCGTCCTTCAAGTGTCTTTAATACACCTGAGAAAATTGCTAAGTATTTGGATAAAGACCAGCTAAAACTTTATACACTTATTTGGAACCGCTTTGTAGCGAGTCAAATGACTGGTGCAATTTTTGATACCATGGCTGTGAAACTGTCACAAAATGGTGTTCAATTCGCGGCGAATGGTAGTCAGGTTAAGTTTGATGGTTATTTAGCCATTTACAACGATTCTGATAAAAATAAGATGCTGCCTGATATGAAAGTAGGAGATGTGGTCAAACAGGTCAACAGCAAACCTGAACAACATTTCACACAACCGCCTGCACGATATTCAGAAGCAACACTGATTAAAACTTTAGAAGAAAACGGAGTTGGACGTCCATCTACTTATGCTCCAACCATTGAAACAATCCAAAAACGTTACTATGTAAGACTCGCATCTAAACGCTTTGAACCAACCGATCTAGGACAAGTTGTTAACAAGCTGATTGTCGAATACTTCCCAGATATTGTTAATGTGAAGTTTACCGCTGAGATGGAAGGGAAACTGGATGATGTCGAGGTCGGTAAAGAACAATGGCAACGAGTCATTGATGAATTTTACAAACCATTCTCTAAAGAGGTTGCAAAAGCTGAAGCAGAGATGGAAAAAATTCAAATCAAGGATGAACCAGCAGGATTTGACTGTGAAGTTTGTGGAAGTCCTATGGTGATCAAGATTGGACGCTTCGGTAAGTTTTATGCATGTAGCAATTTCCCAGATTGCCGACATACGCAAGCTATCGTTAAAGAAGTCGGTGTTACATGTCCAAGTTGCCATCAAGGTCAGATCATCGAACGTAAAACCAAGCGTAATCGTATTTTCTATGGATGCAATCGTTATCCAGAATGTGAATTTACTTCTTGGGACAAGCCTGTTGGGCGTGATTGTCCAAAATGTGGTCACTTCCTCATGGAGAAGAAAATCCGTGGTGGCGGAAAACAAATTGTATGTAGCAATGGTGACTACGAAGAAGAAAAGATTAAATAA
- the ccdA2 gene encoding thiol-disulfide oxidoreductase-associated membrane protein CcdA2, protein MESIIFFISVFLAGVLSFFSPCIFPLLPVYAGVLLDDQEESKTFRFLGKEVAWSGLIRTLCFIAGISLIFFILGFGAGFLGNLLYADWFRYVMGGIIIILGLHQMEILHLRKLEFQKTVTFNQKQSSKYLSAFLLGISFSFGWTPCIGPVLSSVLALAASGGNGALQGALLTLIYTLGMALPFLVLALASGLIMPYFSRIKSHLLLLKRIGGLLIILMGILLMLGQLNVLSGILG, encoded by the coding sequence TTGGAAAGTATTATATTTTTTATCTCTGTGTTTTTAGCTGGTGTCTTGTCATTCTTTTCGCCCTGCATTTTCCCATTGTTACCAGTCTATGCAGGTGTTTTATTAGATGATCAAGAGGAGTCAAAGACATTTCGTTTTTTAGGTAAAGAGGTTGCCTGGTCAGGATTAATTCGGACACTCTGTTTTATCGCAGGTATCTCTCTGATTTTCTTTATTCTAGGGTTTGGGGCAGGATTTCTCGGAAACTTACTCTATGCTGATTGGTTCCGTTATGTTATGGGTGGTATTATTATCATACTAGGCTTACATCAGATGGAAATCCTTCATTTACGAAAACTAGAGTTCCAAAAAACAGTAACGTTTAATCAAAAACAGTCTAGCAAATATCTGTCAGCCTTTCTATTAGGTATCAGCTTCAGCTTTGGTTGGACTCCGTGTATTGGTCCAGTTTTAAGTTCAGTTTTAGCACTGGCTGCCTCGGGAGGAAATGGAGCTCTTCAGGGGGCTTTATTGACCCTTATCTATACTCTCGGAATGGCGCTTCCATTTTTAGTATTGGCCTTGGCATCAGGTCTGATCATGCCTTATTTTAGTAGAATTAAATCTCACCTCCTCTTATTGAAGAGAATTGGTGGTTTACTGATTATCCTCATGGGAATTTTATTGATGTTGGGACAGTTAAATGTCTTATCTGGAATATTAGGATAA
- the sdbB gene encoding thiol-disulfide oxidoreductase-associated lipoprotein SdbB — protein sequence MKKIIYFGLSFLSIFLLIACGKEEKKSSQQTQTSQTQQQATVKQVAVGSEAPDFTLQSMDGKEVKLSDYKGKKVYLKFWASWCGPCKKSMPELMELAAKEDRGFEILSVIAPGLQGEKTIDQFPKWFEEQGYKDIPVLYDTQGTTFQAYQIRSIPTEYLIDSNGKIAKIQLGAISNADAEAAFAQMD from the coding sequence ATGAAAAAAATAATCTATTTTGGACTTAGTTTCTTATCTATCTTTCTTTTGATTGCTTGTGGCAAAGAAGAAAAAAAATCAAGTCAGCAAACTCAAACGAGTCAAACACAACAGCAAGCAACTGTTAAACAGGTGGCTGTAGGATCGGAAGCACCTGACTTTACCCTTCAATCGATGGATGGAAAAGAAGTGAAATTATCAGATTATAAAGGAAAGAAAGTTTATCTTAAATTTTGGGCTTCTTGGTGCGGACCTTGTAAAAAGAGTATGCCAGAATTGATGGAACTTGCTGCCAAAGAAGATCGTGGTTTTGAAATATTATCTGTCATTGCACCAGGTCTACAAGGTGAAAAAACAATAGACCAATTTCCAAAATGGTTTGAGGAACAAGGATATAAGGATATACCTGTCTTGTATGACACCCAGGGAACAACCTTCCAAGCTTATCAGATTCGAAGTATCCCAACAGAATATCTAATTGATTCAAACGGTAAAATTGCTAAGATTCAGTTAGGTGCGATTAGCAATGCAGACGCGGAAGCAGCTTTTGCTCAAATGGATTAG
- a CDS encoding class A sortase, giving the protein MSQKRTKSKKNKRKNLLINILAGFLILLSLALIFNSKIRDVILIWNTNKYQVSQVSKEEIEENKSAAGNFDFDSVKSLSSEAVLSAQWSSQQLPVIGGISIPELEMNLPIFKGLDNVNLFYGAGTMKANQVMGQGNYSLASHRIFTGKDADQKLFSPLARATSGMFIYLTDKEKVYKYEIVEVNKVTPDRIDVIEDREGINELTLVTCEDANATERIIVKANLKEVKNYLEASPEILQSFNKPYKQFYE; this is encoded by the coding sequence ATGTCTCAAAAAAGAACGAAAAGTAAAAAAAATAAGCGTAAGAATCTGCTGATTAATATTTTGGCTGGATTTCTCATCCTTTTGTCTCTAGCTTTGATTTTTAACTCGAAAATACGAGATGTAATTTTGATTTGGAATACCAATAAATATCAAGTAAGCCAGGTTTCAAAAGAAGAAATTGAGGAGAATAAAAGTGCTGCTGGAAATTTTGATTTTGATTCTGTAAAATCCTTATCTTCAGAGGCAGTACTTTCTGCTCAATGGAGTTCCCAGCAACTTCCCGTGATTGGTGGAATTTCTATACCAGAACTTGAAATGAACTTACCTATTTTTAAGGGGTTGGATAATGTGAATCTTTTCTATGGTGCTGGAACGATGAAAGCTAATCAGGTTATGGGACAGGGAAATTATTCATTAGCAAGTCACCGTATCTTTACTGGTAAAGATGCTGATCAGAAGCTATTTTCACCTTTAGCACGTGCTACTAGTGGAATGTTCATTTATCTAACTGATAAAGAAAAGGTTTATAAATATGAAATAGTAGAAGTTAATAAGGTCACTCCAGATCGTATCGATGTTATTGAAGATCGAGAAGGGATTAATGAGTTGACTTTAGTAACCTGTGAAGATGCTAATGCTACAGAACGGATTATTGTTAAAGCAAATTTGAAGGAAGTTAAAAATTATTTAGAAGCTTCTCCAGAAATATTGCAATCGTTTAATAAACCATATAAACAATTTTATGAATAG
- a CDS encoding L-lactate dehydrogenase, with product MTATKQHKKVILVGDGAVGSSYAFALVNQGIAQELGIIEIPQLHEKAVGDALDLSHALAFTSPKKIYAAEYADCADADLVVITAGAPQKPGETRLDLVGKNLAINKSIVTQVVESGFNGIFLVAANPVDVLTYSTWKFSGFPKERVIGSGTSLDSARFRQALAEKLDVDARSVHAYIMGEHGDSEFAVWSHANIAGVNLEEFLKDTQNVQETELIELFEGVRDAAYTIINKKGATYYGIAVALARITKAILDDENAVLPLSVFQEGQYGIKDVFIGQPAVVGAHGIVRPVNIPLNDAETQKMQASAKELKAIIDEAWKNPEFQEASKN from the coding sequence ATGACAGCAACTAAACAACACAAAAAAGTTATCCTCGTTGGTGATGGTGCCGTAGGCTCATCTTACGCTTTCGCTCTTGTTAACCAAGGAATTGCCCAAGAACTTGGTATCATTGAAATTCCTCAATTACACGAAAAAGCTGTTGGTGACGCTCTTGACCTTAGCCACGCCCTTGCTTTCACTTCACCTAAAAAAATCTATGCTGCTGAATACGCTGACTGTGCGGACGCTGACCTTGTAGTTATCACTGCTGGTGCTCCTCAAAAACCAGGTGAAACTCGTCTTGATCTTGTTGGTAAAAACCTTGCAATCAACAAATCAATCGTAACACAAGTTGTTGAATCAGGATTTAACGGTATCTTCCTTGTAGCTGCTAACCCAGTTGACGTTTTGACATACTCTACATGGAAATTCTCAGGATTCCCTAAAGAACGTGTTATCGGTTCAGGTACTTCTCTTGACTCAGCTCGTTTCCGTCAAGCCCTTGCTGAAAAATTGGATGTAGACGCTCGTTCAGTTCACGCCTACATCATGGGTGAACACGGTGACTCAGAATTTGCCGTTTGGTCACACGCTAACATTGCTGGTGTTAACCTTGAAGAATTCCTTAAGGACACTCAAAACGTTCAAGAAACTGAATTGATCGAATTGTTCGAAGGTGTTCGTGACGCTGCTTACACAATCATCAACAAAAAAGGTGCTACATACTATGGTATCGCCGTTGCCCTTGCTCGTATCACTAAAGCAATCCTTGATGATGAAAATGCAGTACTTCCACTTTCTGTATTCCAAGAAGGCCAATACGGAATCAAAGACGTCTTCATCGGTCAACCAGCTGTTGTTGGAGCACACGGTATTGTACGTCCAGTGAACATCCCATTGAACGACGCTGAAACTCAAAAAATGCAAGCTTCTGCTAAAGAATTGAAAGCTATCATTGATGAAGCTTGGAAAAACCCTGAATTCCAAGAAGCTTCTAAAAACTAA
- a CDS encoding aspartate-semialdehyde dehydrogenase: MGYTVAIVGATGAVGAQMIKMLEESTLPIDKIRYLASARSAGKVLQFKGQDVTIEETTEDAFEGVDIALFSAGGSTSAKYAPYAVKAGAVVVDNTSYFRQNPDVPLVVPEVNAHALDVHDGIIACPNCSTIQMMVALEPVRQKWGLDRIIVSTYQAVSGAGMGAILETQRELREVLNDGVNPRDLHAEILPSGGDKKHYPIAFNALPQIDVFTDNDYTYEEMKMTKETKKIMEDDSIAVSATCVRIPVLSAHSESVYIETKEVAPIEEVKAAIAAFPGAVLEDDVAHQIYPQAVNAVGSRDTFVGRIRKDLDAEKGIHMWVVSDNLLKGAAWNSVQIAETLHERGLVRPTTELKFELK; this comes from the coding sequence ATGGGATACACAGTTGCTATTGTCGGTGCTACAGGTGCCGTTGGTGCTCAAATGATCAAAATGTTGGAAGAATCAACTCTTCCAATTGATAAGATTCGCTACTTGGCGTCTGCACGTTCTGCGGGAAAAGTTTTGCAATTCAAAGGGCAAGATGTGACGATTGAAGAAACGACAGAAGATGCTTTTGAAGGCGTTGATATCGCACTTTTCTCAGCTGGTGGATCTACCTCTGCTAAATATGCACCATACGCTGTTAAAGCAGGTGCAGTAGTGGTTGATAATACATCTTACTTCCGTCAAAACCCAGATGTACCTTTGGTTGTACCCGAGGTCAATGCACATGCGCTTGATGTCCATGATGGAATCATCGCCTGCCCTAACTGTTCAACCATCCAAATGATGGTGGCTCTTGAACCCGTTCGTCAAAAATGGGGCTTGGACCGTATCATCGTTTCAACTTACCAGGCTGTTTCAGGAGCTGGAATGGGTGCTATTCTTGAAACCCAACGTGAACTTCGTGAAGTCTTGAATGACGGCGTAAATCCACGTGATTTGCATGCGGAAATCTTACCATCAGGTGGCGATAAGAAACACTATCCAATTGCTTTTAATGCTCTTCCTCAAATTGATGTCTTCACTGATAATGACTACACTTACGAAGAGATGAAGATGACTAAGGAAACTAAGAAAATCATGGAAGATGATAGCATTGCAGTTTCAGCAACATGTGTTCGTATTCCTGTTTTGTCAGCCCACTCTGAGTCGGTTTATATCGAAACAAAAGAAGTAGCACCAATCGAAGAAGTAAAAGCAGCCATTGCGGCCTTCCCAGGAGCTGTTCTTGAAGACGATGTTGCCCACCAAATTTACCCACAAGCTGTTAATGCTGTCGGTTCACGTGATACATTTGTTGGACGTATCCGTAAAGACTTGGATGCAGAAAAAGGGATCCATATGTGGGTAGTCTCTGATAACCTTCTTAAAGGTGCAGCATGGAACTCAGTACAAATTGCTGAGACTTTACATGAACGTGGCTTGGTTCGTCCAACTACAGAATTAAAATTTGAATTGAAATAG
- the dprA gene encoding DNA-processing protein DprA: MKIKIDNFEIYKLKQAGLSNQQVLKVLQYGEIYDQELSLETIAEASECRNPVVFMERYHKLTFESMELLQKDFEKFPSFSILDDVYPISLSEIYDAPVLLFYKGDLNLLKLPKIAVVGSRSCSQTGTKSVRKVIEELENELVVVSGLARGIDTAAHMSILQTGGKTIGIIGTGLDVYYPRSNKRLQEYIGEHHLLLSEYGPGEEPLKYHFPARNRIIAGLCRGVIVAEAKMRSGSLITCERAMEEGRDVFAIPGSILDGRSDGCHHLIQEGAKLATCGQDILAEFEF; the protein is encoded by the coding sequence ATGAAAATTAAGATTGATAATTTCGAGATTTATAAGTTAAAGCAAGCAGGTTTAAGTAATCAGCAGGTTCTAAAAGTACTTCAATACGGAGAAATTTATGATCAGGAATTGAGTTTAGAGACAATCGCTGAAGCTTCGGAGTGTCGTAATCCAGTCGTTTTTATGGAGCGGTATCATAAACTGACTTTTGAAAGCATGGAACTCCTGCAGAAAGATTTTGAAAAGTTCCCATCATTTTCGATTTTGGACGATGTTTATCCCATTTCACTCAGTGAAATTTATGATGCTCCAGTATTGCTTTTTTACAAAGGAGATCTCAATCTTTTAAAACTACCCAAGATTGCCGTTGTTGGTAGTCGCTCTTGTAGCCAAACAGGAACAAAGTCAGTCCGTAAAGTCATTGAGGAACTGGAAAATGAATTAGTTGTGGTGAGTGGACTTGCTAGAGGAATTGATACAGCAGCCCATATGTCTATTCTACAAACTGGGGGCAAAACGATTGGAATTATTGGAACTGGTTTAGATGTCTATTATCCACGTTCCAATAAACGACTTCAAGAATATATTGGAGAACATCATTTGCTTCTAAGCGAGTACGGTCCAGGAGAAGAACCTTTGAAATACCACTTTCCTGCACGAAATCGTATTATTGCGGGCTTATGTAGAGGAGTCATCGTTGCAGAAGCTAAAATGAGATCAGGAAGCTTAATCACTTGTGAGCGAGCAATGGAAGAAGGAAGAGATGTTTTTGCAATTCCAGGTTCCATTTTAGATGGTCGTTCAGATGGTTGTCACCATTTGATCCAAGAAGGAGCGAAGTTAGCAACTTGTGGGCAAGATATTCTTGCTGAGTTTGAGTTTTAA
- the gyrA gene encoding DNA gyrase subunit A has product MQDKNLVNVNLTKEMKTSFIDYAMSVIVSRALPDVRDGLKPVHRRILYGMNELGVTPDKPHKKSARITGDVMGKYHPHGDSSIYEAMVRMAQWWSYRYMLVDGHGNFGSMDGDGAAAQRYTEARMSKIALEMLRDINKNTVDFADNYDANEREPLVLPARFPNLLVNGATGIAVGMATNIPPHNLGETIDAVKLVMDNPEVTTKELMEVLPGPDFPTGALVMGKSGIHKAYETGKGSIVLRSRTEIEETKTGRERIVVTEFPYMVNKTKVHEHIVRLVQEKRIEGITAVRDESNREGVRFVIEVRRDASANVILNNLFKMTQMQTSFGFNMLAIQNGVPKILSLRQILDAYIEHQKEVVTRRTQFDKEKAEARAHILEGLLIALDYIDEVIRIIRASETDEEAQAELMSKFKLSERQSQAILDMRLRRLTGLERDKIQSEYDDLIALIADLADILAKPERVAQIIKEELDEVKRKFGDKRRTELMVGEVLTLEDEDLIEETDVLITLSNKGYIKRLDQDEFTAQKRGGRGVQGTGVKDDDFVRELVSTSTHDHLLFFTNKGRVYRLKGYEIPEYGRTAKGLPVVNLLKLDEGESIQTIINVESERSDDAYLFFTTRAGIVKRTSVKDFANIRQNGLKALNLKDEDELINVLLTQEDTDIIIGTKLGYAVRFNQSSVRSMSRSATGVKGVNLREGDAVVGARVITDQDEVLIITEKGYGKRTVATEYPTKGRAGKGMKTAKITDKNGHLAGLLTVKGDEDLMVITDTGVMIRTNVANISQTGRSTMGVKVMRLDENAKIVTFTTVAAAEKEEVGAENETESEE; this is encoded by the coding sequence ATGCAAGATAAAAATCTAGTGAATGTCAATCTGACTAAGGAGATGAAGACTAGCTTTATCGACTACGCTATGAGCGTTATCGTATCGCGAGCTCTTCCTGATGTTCGGGATGGACTGAAGCCAGTTCATCGTCGTATTTTATACGGGATGAATGAATTAGGTGTTACACCTGATAAACCTCATAAGAAATCTGCTCGTATTACCGGGGATGTCATGGGTAAATATCACCCACATGGTGACTCTTCAATTTACGAAGCTATGGTTCGTATGGCACAATGGTGGAGTTATCGTTACATGCTTGTTGACGGGCATGGGAACTTTGGTTCCATGGATGGTGATGGAGCTGCGGCTCAACGTTATACTGAAGCCCGTATGAGTAAAATTGCTCTTGAAATGCTTCGTGATATCAATAAAAACACGGTTGATTTCGCTGATAACTATGATGCCAATGAACGCGAACCTTTAGTTTTGCCAGCTCGTTTCCCAAATCTCTTGGTCAATGGAGCTACGGGTATTGCTGTCGGTATGGCGACCAATATTCCACCACATAACTTGGGTGAAACCATTGATGCAGTGAAGTTGGTCATGGATAATCCAGAAGTTACAACCAAGGAATTAATGGAAGTTCTTCCTGGTCCAGATTTCCCAACTGGTGCCCTTGTTATGGGGAAATCAGGTATTCATAAGGCTTATGAAACAGGGAAAGGATCGATTGTGCTTCGTTCCCGTACTGAAATCGAAGAAACTAAGACTGGTCGCGAACGTATCGTTGTAACAGAATTTCCATACATGGTTAATAAGACCAAAGTCCATGAACATATTGTGCGTTTGGTTCAGGAAAAACGCATTGAAGGAATTACAGCTGTTCGTGACGAATCGAACCGTGAAGGTGTCCGCTTTGTTATTGAAGTTAGACGCGACGCATCAGCTAATGTTATTTTGAACAACTTATTCAAGATGACTCAGATGCAGACTAGCTTTGGTTTTAACATGCTTGCTATCCAAAATGGTGTTCCAAAGATTTTATCGCTTCGCCAAATCTTGGATGCATACATTGAGCACCAAAAAGAAGTTGTAACTCGTCGCACTCAATTTGATAAAGAAAAAGCTGAGGCACGCGCACACATTTTAGAAGGTCTCTTGATTGCACTTGATTATATTGATGAAGTCATTCGTATTATCCGTGCAAGCGAGACTGACGAAGAAGCTCAAGCAGAATTGATGAGCAAGTTCAAGCTATCTGAACGTCAAAGTCAAGCTATTCTTGATATGCGTCTTCGTCGTTTGACAGGATTGGAACGTGATAAGATTCAATCTGAGTATGATGACCTTATTGCTTTGATTGCTGACTTAGCAGATATTCTTGCAAAACCAGAACGCGTTGCTCAAATCATCAAAGAAGAATTGGATGAAGTCAAACGTAAGTTTGGAGATAAACGTCGTACAGAGTTGATGGTTGGTGAAGTCTTAACGCTTGAAGATGAAGACTTGATTGAAGAAACTGATGTTCTCATCACTCTATCAAATAAAGGCTATATCAAACGTTTGGACCAAGATGAGTTCACAGCTCAGAAACGTGGTGGACGTGGGGTCCAAGGTACTGGAGTTAAGGATGATGATTTTGTTCGTGAGTTGGTTTCAACAAGTACTCACGATCACTTGCTCTTCTTTACCAATAAGGGGCGTGTTTACAGACTTAAGGGTTATGAAATTCCTGAATACGGTCGTACAGCCAAGGGATTACCTGTTGTAAACCTCTTGAAGCTGGACGAAGGTGAAAGTATCCAAACGATTATTAATGTCGAATCAGAACGTAGTGATGATGCATATCTCTTCTTTACAACTCGTGCAGGTATCGTTAAGAGAACCAGCGTCAAAGATTTTGCAAACATTCGTCAAAATGGTCTCAAAGCTTTAAATTTGAAAGATGAAGATGAATTGATTAATGTCCTTCTTACTCAAGAAGATACAGATATCATCATCGGAACTAAATTAGGTTATGCAGTTCGTTTCAATCAGTCTTCAGTTCGTAGTATGAGTCGTAGTGCTACTGGTGTTAAAGGGGTAAATCTTCGTGAAGGAGATGCTGTAGTTGGAGCTAGAGTGATTACAGACCAAGATGAAGTCCTTATTATCACCGAAAAAGGATACGGTAAACGTACAGTTGCCACAGAATATCCAACTAAAGGTCGTGCTGGTAAAGGTATGAAAACCGCTAAGATTACTGATAAAAATGGTCACCTTGCAGGCCTTCTCACAGTAAAAGGCGATGAAGACTTGATGGTTATCACAGATACGGGTGTCATGATTCGAACCAATGTTGCCAATATTTCACAAACTGGACGTTCTACTATGGGAGTAAAAGTGATGCGTCTAGATGAGAATGCTAAGATTGTAACCTTTACTACAGTCGCAGCGGCAGAGAAGGAAGAAGTTGGGGCAGAAAACGAAACAGAAAGTGAAGAATAA